In one Meles meles chromosome 17, mMelMel3.1 paternal haplotype, whole genome shotgun sequence genomic region, the following are encoded:
- the CCT3 gene encoding T-complex protein 1 subunit gamma, whose translation MMGHRPVLVLSQNTKRESGRKVQSGNINAAKTIADIIRTCLGPKSMMKMLLDPMGGIVMTNDGNAILREIQVQHPAAKSMIEISRTQDEEVGDGTTSVIILAGEMLSVAEHFLEQQMHPTLVISAYRKALDDMVSTLKKISTPVDTSNRDVMLNIINSSITTKAVSRWASLACTIALDAVRTVQLEENGRKEIDIKKYARVEKIPGGIIEDSCVLRGVMINKDVTHPRMRRYIKNPRIVLLDSSLEYKKGESQTDIEITREEDFTRILQMEEEYIQQLCEDIIHLKPDVVITEKGISDLAQHYLMRANITAIRRVRKTDNNRIARACGARIVSRPEELREEDVGTGAGVLEIKKIGDEYFTFITDCKDPKACTILLRGASKELLSEVERNLQDAMQVCRNVLLDPQLVPGGGASEMAVAHALTEKSKAMTGVEQWPYRAVAQALEVIPRTLIQNCGASTIRLLTSLRAKHTQENCETWGVNGETGTLVDMKELGIWEPLAVKLQTYKTAVETAVLLLRIDDIVSGHKKKGDDQSRQGGAPDAGQE comes from the exons ATGATGGGCCATCGTCCGGTGCTcgtgctca GCCAGAACACAAAGCGTGAATCTGGAAGAAAAGTTCAATCTGGAAACATCAATGCCGCTAAG acCATTGCAGATATCATCCGCACGTGCTTGGGACCCAAGTCCATGATGAAG ATGCTTTTGGACCCAATGGGAGGCATTGTGATGACCAATGATGGCAACGCCATTCTTCGAGAG ATTCAAGTCCAGCATCCAGCAGCCAAATCCATGATTGAAATCAGCCGGACGCAGGATGAAGAGGTTGGAGATGGGACCACATCAGTAATTATTCTCG CCGGGGAGATGCTGTCCGTGGCCGAGCACTTCCTGGAGCAGCAGATGCACCCGACGCTGGTGATCAGCGCGTACCGCAAGGCGCTGGACGACATGGTCAGCACCCTTAAGAAGATCAG tACCCCTGTGGACACCAGTAACCGCGACGTGATGCTGAACATCATCAACAGCTCGATCACCACCAAAGCCGTCAGCCGGTGGGCCTCGCTGGCCTGCACCATTGCCCTCGACGCCGTCCGGACGGTGCAGCTTGAGGAGAACGGCCGCAAGGAGATTGACATCAAGAAATACGCCCGGGTGGAGAAG ATACCGGGGGGCATCATCGAAGACTCGTGTGTCCTGCGGGGAGTCATGATTAACAAAGACGTGACCCATCCCCGAATGCGGCGCTACATCAAGAACCCACGCATCGTGCTGCTGGATTCCTCTCTGGAGTACAAGAAGGGAGAAAGCCAG ACTGACATCGAGATCACGAGAGAGGAGGACTTCACGCGGATCCTCCAGATGGAGGAGGAGTACATCCAGCAGCTCTGTGAGGACATCATCCACCTGAAGCCCGATGTGGTCATCACAGAGAAGGGCATCTCAG ATTTAGCTCAGCACTACCTCATGCGGGCCAACATCACAGCCATCCGCAGAGTCCGGAAGACAGACAACAACCGCATCGCCCG AGCCTGTGGGGCCCGGATAGTCAGCCGGCCGGAAGAGCTGAGAGAAGAAGATGTTGGGACAGGAGCAGGCGTGTTGGAAATCAAGAAAATTGGAGATGAGTACTTCACATTCATCACTGACTGCAAGGACCCCAAGGCCTGTACCATTCTCCTGCGTGGGGCCAGCAAGGAGCTGCTCTCT GAAGTGGAACGCAACCTCCAGGACGCCATGCAAGTCTGCCGCAACGTCCTCCTGGACCCCCAGCTGGTTCCGGGGGGTGGGGCCTCGGAAATGGCCGTGGCCCACGCCTTGACAGAAAAGTCCAAGGCCATGACCGGTGTGGAACAGTGGCCCTACAGGGCTGTTGCCCAGGCCTTAGAAGTCATCCCTCGCACCCTTATCCAGAACTGCGGGGCCAGCACCATTCGTCTGCTCACCTCCCTGCGG GCCAAGCACACCCAGGAGAACTGTGAGACGTGGGGTGTAAATGGTGAGACCGGCACCTTGGTGGACATGAAGGAACTGGGCATCTGGGAGCCGCTGGCCGTGAAACTGCAGACGTACAAGACGGCCGTGGAG ACGGCAGTTCTCCTGCTGCGGATTGATGACATCGTCTCGGGCCACAAAAAGAAGGGGGATGACCAGAGCCGGCAAGGCGGGGCTCCCGATGCCGGCCAGGAGTGA
- the LOC123928272 gene encoding glycosylated lysosomal membrane protein: MCGGEGPCWRPGRGAPGPTLLLSLLASAAPLGLLGDETRRVSLEVIPDWQGPPQNLLHIRAVGTNSTLHYVWSSTGPPAALLVATDTPRSTLAVNWSRLLSPEPDGGLTVLPADSVRFSSAVVFTRLFEFDDTNTSEAAAEPPGKPYPPYSLAEFSWDNITDSLDPATLSATLRGHPIRDPTGAFANGSLAFRVQAFPGSGRPAQAPRLLHSADTCQLEVALVGATPRGNRSLFGLELVTLAQGPDCPSVREQRSIDDEYTPAVFQLDQLLWGSPPSGFMQWRPVAFSQRQRGRDSALPCQASPLHPTLEYPLPQSPIVRAFFGPQTNFCAFNLTFGTSTGPGYWDERYLSWSMLLGVGTPPMDSLSPLILGIMVVALGAPGLMLLAGGLFLLLGHRQCSEYQPIN; the protein is encoded by the exons ATGTGCGGCGGCGAGGGGCCCTGCTGGCGCCCGGGGCGCGGTGCCCCCGGCCCCACGCTCCTCCTGAGCCTGCTGGCGTCTGCAGCCCCGCTCGGCCTGCTGGGGGACGAGACCCGCCGG GTGTCTCTGGAGGTCATCCCGGACTGGCAGGGGCCCCCCCAGAACCTGCTCCACATCCGGGCGGTGGGCACCAACTCCACGCTGCACTACGTGTGGAGCAGCACGGGGCCCCCGGCAGCCCTGCTGGTGGCCACCGACACCCCCCGCAGTACCCTGGCCGTCAACTGGAGCCGCCTGCTGTCCCCGGAGCCGGACGGGGGCCTCACCGTGCTCCCCGCGGACAGCGTCCGGTTCTCTTCTGCTGTTGTCTTCaccagg CTGTTTGAATTTGACGACACCAACACGTCGGAGGCGGCCGCCGAGCCTCCGGGAAAACCGTATCCCCCGTATTCCCTGGCTGAGTTCTCCTGGGACAACATCACCGACTCTCTGGACCCCGCCACCCTGAGTGCCACGCTCCGAGGCCACCCCATTCGTGACCCCACCGGGGCTTTTGCCAACGGCAGCCTGGCCTTCAGG GTGCAGGCCTTTCCTGGCTCCGGCCGGCCGGCCCAGGCCCCGCGCCTCCTGCATTCGGCGGACACCTGCCAGCTCGAGGTGGCCCTGGTCGGGGCCACTCCCCGGGGAAACCGCTCCTTGTTTGGGCTGGAGCTAGTCACCCTGGCCCAGGGCCCCGACTGCCCGTCCGTGCGAGAGCAGCGCTCCATCGATGACGAGTACACGCCTGCTGTCTTCCAG ttGGACCAGCTGCTGTGGGGGTCCCCCCCATCGGGCTTCATGCAGTGGCGGCCGGTGGCTTTCTCCCAGAGGCAGAGGGGCCGGGATTCAGCCCTGCCCTGCCAAGCGTCCCCACTGCACCCCACCTTGGAGTACCCTCTCCCCCAGTCCCCCATTGTCCGAGCCTTCTTTGGGCCCCAGACCAACTTCTGTGCCTTCAATCTGACCTTTGGGACTTCCACAGGCCCCGGCTACTGGGACGAACGCTACCTCAGTTG GTCGATGCTTCTGGGGGTGGGCACTCCTCCGATGGACAGCTTGTCCCCACTCATCTTGGGCATCATGGTGGTGGCCCTGGGGGCCCCGGGGCTCATGTTGCTGGCAGGAGGCCTGTTTCTGCTGCTGGGCCACAGGCAGTGCTCTGAATATCAGCCTATCAACTGA